The following proteins are encoded in a genomic region of Nocardioides sp. cx-173:
- a CDS encoding amidase: MSELTVESTAREQAAAIRERRISARELLELHLARIESRNGELNAIVSLDADRAMAGAAAADQHLASGGPVGALHGLPFAVKDTHAVAGWRTTYGSPLFADHVPDADDLVVERIRRAGVVLLGKTNVPEFAAGSHTFNTVFGTTLNPVDPSRSAGGSSGGAAAALASGMVPLADGSDMGGSLRNPASFCGVVGLRPSLGRVPGWPLANQWETTSVSGPLARNVGDVALLLSVLAGPDPRVPLALGEHGSAFAPPVTGTLHGLRVAWSRDLGGAFEVDHEVATVVEDAGRLLASSGARVFGDHPDLGEADETFRTLRAWHFQARFGELLARHPGSFKQSLADNIRAGESLTGADVATAYARRTALGERMRLFFAQYDVLVLPVSQVPPFPADQEFPTAINGVEMESYLDWMRSAYFITVTGCPAISVPAGHTPSGLPVGVQIVAPHGAERRLLEVAAAFEAARDA; the protein is encoded by the coding sequence ATGAGCGAGCTGACGGTCGAGTCCACCGCGCGGGAGCAGGCCGCAGCGATCCGGGAGCGGCGGATCTCGGCGCGCGAGCTGCTCGAGCTGCACCTGGCGCGCATCGAGAGCCGCAACGGCGAGCTCAACGCGATCGTCTCGCTCGACGCCGACCGGGCCATGGCCGGAGCGGCCGCGGCCGACCAGCACCTCGCCTCGGGCGGGCCGGTCGGCGCGCTCCACGGACTGCCGTTCGCGGTCAAGGACACCCACGCCGTCGCGGGCTGGCGCACCACCTACGGCTCGCCGCTGTTCGCCGACCACGTGCCGGACGCCGACGACCTGGTCGTCGAGCGGATCCGCCGGGCCGGCGTCGTACTGCTCGGCAAGACCAACGTGCCCGAGTTCGCCGCCGGCTCCCACACCTTCAACACGGTCTTCGGCACCACCCTCAACCCGGTCGACCCGAGCCGGTCGGCCGGCGGCTCGAGCGGGGGAGCGGCCGCGGCGCTCGCCTCGGGCATGGTGCCGCTCGCCGACGGCTCCGACATGGGCGGCTCGCTGCGGAACCCCGCCTCGTTCTGCGGCGTCGTGGGCCTGCGCCCCTCCCTGGGACGGGTGCCGGGGTGGCCGCTGGCCAACCAGTGGGAGACGACCTCGGTCAGTGGTCCGCTCGCTCGCAACGTCGGCGACGTGGCGCTCCTGCTGTCGGTGCTCGCCGGTCCGGACCCGCGCGTACCGCTGGCCCTGGGGGAGCACGGGTCGGCCTTCGCGCCCCCGGTGACCGGCACGCTGCACGGGCTGCGGGTGGCCTGGTCGCGGGACCTCGGTGGCGCGTTCGAGGTGGACCACGAGGTCGCGACCGTCGTGGAGGACGCCGGGCGGCTGCTGGCGAGCTCGGGTGCCCGGGTCTTCGGCGACCATCCGGACCTCGGCGAGGCCGACGAGACGTTCCGGACCCTGCGTGCCTGGCACTTCCAGGCGCGCTTCGGGGAGCTGCTCGCGCGGCACCCGGGGTCGTTCAAGCAGTCGCTCGCCGACAACATCCGCGCCGGGGAGTCGCTCACCGGCGCCGACGTCGCGACCGCCTACGCGCGGCGCACGGCACTGGGGGAGCGCATGCGGTTGTTCTTCGCCCAGTACGACGTGCTGGTGCTGCCGGTCTCGCAGGTACCGCCGTTCCCCGCCGACCAGGAGTTCCCGACGGCGATCAACGGCGTCGAGATGGAGTCGTACCTCGACTGGATGCGCTCGGCTTACTTCATCACCGTCACCGGCTGCCCGGCGATCTCGGTGCCCGCCGGTCACACGCCCTCCGGGCTGCCGGTCGGGGTCCAGATCGTCGCGCCGCACGGCGCCGAGCGGCGGCTGCTCGAGGTCGCCGCGGCGTTCGAGGCGGCACGTGACGCCTGA
- a CDS encoding HNH endonuclease signature motif containing protein: MPSTPADLLQVMRATTATAVAVELERLHAALDWCEIHATDDEDDAAFGDHGIPLAGPGAPMVSEFAVMELGAALGMSTDSAKRYVGAALEIKYRLPRIWARVEAGQLGFWKARWIAEHTKCLPMAGAAFVDARLGFCAHKVSYAEVERQITTAIARFDPEQAEKLRRQAADGRKLDVHTHDLTLEGTIEVSGTLDAQDALDLDAAISRLAADRKAAGSTESLDVRRAQAAGDLARGQDTLPFGDQDGEGGFETGLRPSSTTESIKITRVIDLHVHEAGVFGDPNATVGRSGRKPVLVETIREWCGAPGTTVINVKPVRDLAEHIHVAGYEHPTRLIEQDDLVDHHCVFPWCTRPAERCDHDHVTPYHQGGPTCSCNSAPLCRGHHRLKTHGRWTYDVLDRGTYVWHSPHGHTYRRDHTGTEPIPPPAGPPACHQGGRRADPASVGSSH, encoded by the coding sequence ATGCCCAGCACCCCCGCCGACCTCCTGCAGGTCATGCGCGCCACCACCGCGACCGCGGTCGCGGTCGAGCTGGAGCGGCTGCACGCGGCGCTGGACTGGTGCGAGATCCACGCCACCGACGACGAAGACGACGCCGCGTTCGGCGACCACGGCATCCCGCTCGCCGGACCCGGGGCACCCATGGTCAGCGAGTTCGCGGTCATGGAGCTCGGCGCCGCCCTGGGCATGTCGACCGACTCCGCCAAGCGCTACGTCGGCGCCGCCCTCGAGATCAAGTACCGCCTCCCACGGATCTGGGCACGCGTCGAAGCCGGTCAGCTCGGGTTCTGGAAAGCCCGCTGGATCGCCGAGCACACCAAGTGCCTGCCCATGGCGGGTGCGGCGTTCGTCGATGCCCGCCTCGGGTTCTGCGCGCACAAGGTGTCCTACGCCGAGGTCGAACGACAGATCACCACCGCGATCGCCCGGTTCGACCCCGAGCAGGCCGAGAAGCTACGCCGCCAAGCCGCCGACGGGCGCAAGCTCGACGTACACACCCACGACCTGACCCTCGAGGGCACGATCGAGGTATCCGGGACTCTGGATGCGCAGGACGCCCTCGACCTCGATGCCGCGATCAGCCGCCTCGCCGCAGACCGCAAGGCCGCCGGCTCCACCGAGTCACTGGATGTGCGACGCGCCCAGGCCGCCGGTGACCTCGCCCGCGGCCAAGACACGCTGCCCTTCGGTGACCAGGACGGTGAGGGTGGTTTCGAGACAGGACTTCGTCCTTCCTCAACCACCGAGAGCATCAAGATCACCCGGGTGATCGACCTGCACGTCCACGAGGCCGGCGTGTTCGGCGACCCGAACGCCACCGTCGGCAGAAGCGGCCGCAAGCCGGTGCTCGTCGAGACCATCCGCGAGTGGTGCGGCGCACCCGGCACCACAGTCATCAACGTCAAGCCCGTCAGAGACCTCGCCGAGCACATTCACGTCGCCGGCTACGAGCACCCGACCCGCCTCATCGAGCAGGACGACCTGGTCGACCACCACTGCGTGTTCCCCTGGTGCACCCGGCCAGCCGAACGCTGCGACCACGACCACGTCACCCCCTACCACCAGGGCGGACCGACCTGCTCCTGCAACTCCGCACCCCTGTGTCGCGGGCACCATCGCCTGAAAACGCACGGCCGCTGGACCTACGACGTCCTGGACCGCGGCACCTATGTCTGGCACTCACCCCACGGCCACACCTACCGCCGCGACCACACCGGCACCGAGCCGATCCCACCACCCGCGGGGCCACCGGCATGTCACCAGGGCGGTCGACGAGCCGACCCCGCTAGCGTGGGGTCCTCGCACTAG
- a CDS encoding maleylpyruvate isomerase family mycothiol-dependent enzyme has translation MDNASIDGAVSAERVALADLVAHLDDRQWATPSLCGAWTVRDVVAHLTGTTRDGLGTILVAAVRARGSFDRMEVDRAARRAARHSTAELVQMLRESAASTRRTPGSSRMDPLMDLVIHAQDIARPLGLVHTSPPDVVAASLAYVATNRFVGAPKRLRGLRVVSTDTGWSYGHGAAVRGTDLDLLLAVSGRPAGLLALSGPGLARLTEQL, from the coding sequence ATGGACAACGCCTCGATCGACGGCGCGGTGAGTGCCGAGCGCGTCGCCCTCGCCGATCTGGTCGCCCACCTGGACGACAGGCAGTGGGCCACTCCCTCCCTGTGCGGCGCGTGGACGGTCCGCGACGTCGTCGCCCACCTGACCGGCACCACGCGCGACGGCCTGGGCACGATCCTGGTCGCGGCGGTGCGGGCCCGGGGCAGCTTCGACCGGATGGAGGTGGACCGGGCGGCGCGGCGCGCGGCCCGGCACTCGACCGCGGAGCTCGTCCAGATGCTGCGCGAGAGCGCGGCCTCCACTCGTCGTACGCCCGGCAGCAGCCGGATGGACCCGCTCATGGACCTCGTCATCCACGCCCAGGACATCGCCCGCCCGCTCGGTCTCGTCCACACCTCACCACCCGACGTGGTGGCGGCGTCGCTGGCCTACGTCGCCACGAACAGGTTCGTGGGGGCGCCGAAGCGCCTCAGGGGGCTGCGGGTCGTGTCCACGGACACCGGTTGGTCCTACGGTCACGGGGCGGCGGTCCGCGGCACCGACCTCGACCTGCTGCTCGCGGTCTCGGGACGCCCCGCCGGCCTGCTGGCCCTCTCCGGCCCAGGCCTCGCTCGTCTGACCGAGCAGCTCTGA
- a CDS encoding FAD binding domain-containing protein, with product MKPAPFDYVRPGSLEDALAALSGDPGAKVLAGGQSLVPLLSMRLAAPSRLVDINGLPGLDEVTVSPGGVRVGALARHADVLTHEEAARVQPLLRLALSHVAHATIRNRGTTVGSIVHADSAAELPMVLTLLGGSVEVVGPSGTRTIPASELYVGPLESSLAHDEIATSASFPALAPGGRVAFAEIARRHGDYALVGAAALVEGGTVKVGYVSVSDVPVVVDLSGVPVKDLGEAALARLEPAGDIHATAAYRAQLVRVLTERVVREATGDE from the coding sequence GTGAAGCCCGCCCCCTTCGACTACGTCCGCCCCGGCTCGCTGGAGGACGCGCTGGCCGCCCTGTCCGGCGACCCGGGCGCGAAGGTGCTCGCGGGGGGTCAGTCGCTGGTACCGCTGCTGTCGATGCGCCTCGCGGCGCCCTCGAGGCTGGTCGACATCAACGGCCTGCCCGGGCTGGACGAGGTGACGGTGAGCCCCGGCGGGGTTCGCGTGGGCGCGCTGGCGCGGCACGCCGACGTCCTGACGCACGAGGAGGCGGCGCGGGTGCAGCCACTGCTGCGGCTCGCGCTGTCGCACGTGGCCCATGCGACCATCCGCAACCGCGGCACGACGGTGGGCTCGATCGTGCACGCCGACTCGGCCGCGGAGCTGCCGATGGTGCTCACGCTGCTCGGGGGCTCGGTCGAGGTGGTCGGGCCGTCCGGCACCCGCACCATCCCCGCCTCCGAGCTGTACGTCGGTCCGCTCGAGTCGAGCCTGGCGCACGACGAGATCGCCACGTCGGCGAGCTTCCCGGCCCTGGCGCCGGGTGGGCGGGTGGCCTTCGCCGAGATCGCGCGTCGCCACGGCGACTACGCCCTGGTCGGCGCGGCCGCGCTGGTGGAGGGTGGGACCGTGAAGGTCGGCTACGTGTCCGTGAGCGACGTACCCGTCGTGGTGGACCTCTCCGGCGTGCCGGTCAAGGACCTGGGCGAGGCCGCGCTCGCGCGGCTGGAGCCGGCCGGCGACATCCACGCCACGGCGGCCTACCGCGCCCAGCTCGTCCGGGTGCTCACCGAGCGGGTCGTGCGGGAGGCGACGGGCGATGAGTGA
- a CDS encoding uracil-xanthine permease family protein: MSLFTWEKIDPAPGEAVGPHQRLGWGKTAGLGAQHVVAMFGATFVFPLVMGLDPNLAIMFSGICTILFLLICNNKVPSYLGTSASFVASVAAIRGQGGDSADVTGAIMVAGLVLLLVGVLVHFAGSSVIHRILPPAVTGAVVMLIGFNLAPVVAGVYWPQDQWVALLTATFLVAAAVLFPGFWSRVAVFLALIFGYLVSWGADKVFGTVNSVLPGANLLDQNGEPCTTEGTYCVATAFDHDRVTWAGVKAADWIGVPSGTLGDGVSVVHGPSFSLTFILLVLPGVIALIAENTGHVKAVAEMTGENLDPYMGRAIGADGFATALASAFGGSPTTTYAENIGVMGATRVYSTAAYYVAALVAILLGLCPKFGAIVSATPGGVLGGITVVLYGMIGLVGAKIWVENRVDFGNPVNLVGLAAGIIAGIGGVTLAITDDFELSGIALGTILVIVYFHLVGRGHRPSVHRGADEVTRAL; this comes from the coding sequence ATGTCGTTGTTCACCTGGGAGAAGATCGACCCCGCTCCCGGCGAGGCGGTCGGCCCGCACCAGCGCCTCGGCTGGGGCAAGACCGCCGGGCTCGGCGCCCAGCACGTGGTCGCGATGTTCGGGGCGACGTTCGTGTTCCCGCTGGTCATGGGGCTCGACCCGAACCTCGCCATCATGTTCTCCGGCATCTGCACGATCCTGTTCCTGCTGATCTGCAACAACAAGGTGCCGAGCTACCTGGGCACCAGTGCGTCCTTCGTGGCCAGCGTCGCCGCGATCCGCGGCCAGGGCGGCGACTCCGCGGACGTCACCGGCGCGATCATGGTGGCGGGCCTCGTGCTGCTGCTCGTGGGGGTCCTGGTCCACTTCGCCGGCTCCTCGGTGATCCACCGCATCCTGCCGCCCGCCGTGACCGGCGCCGTCGTGATGCTCATCGGCTTCAACCTCGCGCCCGTCGTCGCCGGCGTCTACTGGCCGCAGGACCAGTGGGTGGCCCTGCTGACGGCCACCTTCCTCGTCGCCGCCGCCGTGCTGTTCCCTGGGTTCTGGTCCCGGGTCGCGGTCTTCCTGGCGCTCATCTTCGGCTACCTGGTCTCGTGGGGCGCCGACAAGGTGTTCGGCACCGTCAACTCGGTGCTGCCCGGCGCCAACCTGCTGGACCAGAACGGCGAGCCCTGCACGACGGAGGGGACCTACTGCGTCGCCACGGCGTTCGACCACGACCGCGTCACGTGGGCCGGCGTCAAGGCGGCCGACTGGATCGGGGTGCCCAGCGGCACGCTCGGCGACGGCGTCAGCGTCGTCCACGGGCCGAGCTTCTCCCTGACCTTCATCCTGCTCGTGCTCCCCGGCGTCATCGCGCTGATCGCGGAGAACACCGGGCACGTCAAGGCGGTCGCCGAGATGACCGGCGAGAACCTCGACCCCTACATGGGCCGCGCGATCGGCGCCGACGGGTTCGCCACCGCCCTGGCGAGCGCGTTCGGCGGCTCGCCGACCACGACGTACGCCGAGAACATCGGCGTCATGGGGGCCACCCGGGTCTACTCCACCGCCGCCTACTACGTCGCCGCGCTCGTCGCGATCCTGCTGGGGCTGTGCCCGAAGTTCGGGGCGATCGTCAGCGCGACCCCCGGCGGGGTGCTCGGCGGGATCACGGTGGTGCTCTACGGCATGATCGGCCTGGTCGGCGCCAAGATCTGGGTCGAGAACCGGGTCGACTTCGGCAACCCGGTCAACCTCGTGGGGCTGGCCGCCGGCATCATCGCCGGCATCGGCGGCGTCACGCTGGCCATCACCGACGACTTCGAGCTGAGCGGCATCGCGCTCGGCACGATCCTGGTCATCGTCTACTTCCACCTCGTCGGCCGCGGGCACCGCCCGAGCGTCCATCGAGGAGCGGACGAGGTCACCCGAGCGCTGTGA
- a CDS encoding SRPBCC family protein — protein MKISGSNVIPLPLDAVWDAVLDPAVLVQSIPGCSRLEATGEHAYAMTVTAGVAAIKGTYDGSCALSELAEHESLTMRLQGAGAPGTVDATVAVRFEEVPEGTQVTWDADAVVGGMVGGVGQRMLGSVSKRMAGEFFSNVGDTLTRQKVSDGSAVPGEVFSAPRAGAAASQEDFLRGVAVGAGLVLLGVVAQGLVGGLFGRRRS, from the coding sequence GTGAAGATCAGCGGCTCGAACGTCATCCCCCTGCCCCTCGACGCGGTCTGGGACGCCGTCCTGGACCCGGCCGTCCTCGTGCAGAGCATCCCGGGCTGCTCCCGGCTCGAGGCCACGGGCGAGCACGCCTACGCCATGACGGTCACGGCCGGGGTGGCTGCGATCAAGGGCACCTACGACGGGTCGTGCGCGCTGTCGGAGCTCGCCGAGCACGAGTCGCTGACGATGCGCCTACAGGGCGCGGGCGCTCCCGGGACGGTGGACGCGACCGTCGCGGTGCGCTTCGAGGAGGTGCCCGAGGGCACGCAGGTGACGTGGGACGCGGACGCCGTCGTCGGCGGGATGGTGGGCGGCGTGGGCCAGCGGATGCTCGGCTCGGTCTCCAAGCGCATGGCCGGCGAGTTCTTCAGCAACGTGGGCGACACGCTGACCCGTCAGAAAGTTTCTGACGGGTCAGCGGTGCCGGGTGAGGTGTTCAGCGCGCCGAGGGCCGGCGCGGCGGCGTCGCAGGAGGACTTCCTCAGGGGCGTCGCGGTGGGCGCCGGGCTGGTGCTGCTGGGGGTCGTCGCGCAGGGTCTGGTCGGGGGCCTCTTCGGCCGTCGGCGATCATGA
- a CDS encoding oxamate carbamoyltransferase subunit AllH family protein encodes MTRPRPIPAAAPARVAARLRDAPDGPLPLLHTGRHAVYVALGERALGVVARHAWQVPCALRTRLPALPDVRSASVLAGVLHLDAAPVVVGRLVQTSVTVRSLRLAADRVDPAALVGGGGGLTPYGDDVLCGYLAALRAAGHPTERLDAEVMRLLPRTTVLSATLLECALRGEVLPEVAALLAAWGTPAAAAAEAALLRVGSSSGAGLLEGARLALAA; translated from the coding sequence GTGACCCGGCCTCGACCGATCCCGGCCGCCGCCCCGGCCCGCGTGGCAGCGCGGCTACGTGACGCGCCCGACGGCCCGCTGCCGCTGCTCCACACCGGGCGGCACGCCGTGTACGTCGCGCTCGGCGAGCGCGCGCTGGGCGTGGTCGCGCGGCACGCGTGGCAGGTGCCCTGCGCGTTGCGCACCCGCCTGCCCGCACTGCCCGACGTCCGCTCCGCCTCGGTCCTCGCCGGGGTCCTGCACCTCGACGCGGCGCCGGTCGTGGTGGGCCGACTGGTCCAGACCAGCGTCACGGTGCGGAGCCTGCGACTCGCCGCGGACCGCGTCGACCCCGCGGCTCTGGTGGGCGGCGGCGGCGGGCTCACGCCGTACGGAGACGACGTGCTGTGCGGCTACCTCGCCGCCCTCCGGGCCGCCGGCCACCCCACCGAGCGCCTCGACGCCGAGGTCATGCGGCTGCTGCCCCGGACCACCGTCCTGTCGGCGACGCTGCTGGAGTGCGCACTGCGCGGCGAGGTCCTGCCGGAGGTCGCGGCCCTCCTGGCGGCCTGGGGCACGCCCGCGGCGGCCGCCGCCGAGGCGGCCCTGCTGCGCGTCGGCAGCTCGTCGGGCGCCGGACTGCTCGAGGGCGCCCGTCTGGCGCTGGCCGCATGA
- a CDS encoding (2Fe-2S)-binding protein, with amino-acid sequence MSEPLLEVQLSVNGVVHDLRVPARRLLSDALRHDLGLTGTHVGCEHGVCGACTVLADGRPVRACLMFAVSAVGLNLTTVEGLAGADGTLSNVQQAFAECHGLQCGFCTPGFLTTITAGLRDNPQPTHEQARDMIAGNLCRCTGYQNIVKAVERAAELGA; translated from the coding sequence ATGAGTGAGCCGCTGCTGGAGGTCCAGCTGAGCGTCAACGGCGTCGTCCACGACCTGCGGGTGCCGGCGCGGCGGCTGCTGTCCGACGCGCTGCGCCACGACCTCGGCCTCACCGGCACCCACGTCGGCTGCGAGCACGGCGTCTGCGGGGCGTGCACGGTGCTCGCCGACGGGCGGCCCGTCCGAGCCTGCCTGATGTTCGCGGTGTCGGCGGTCGGGCTGAACCTCACGACGGTCGAGGGGCTCGCCGGCGCGGACGGGACGCTGAGCAACGTGCAGCAGGCGTTCGCCGAGTGCCACGGCCTGCAGTGCGGCTTCTGCACGCCCGGCTTCCTCACGACGATCACCGCCGGGCTGCGCGACAACCCGCAGCCCACGCACGAGCAGGCCCGGGACATGATCGCCGGCAACCTGTGCCGCTGCACCGGCTACCAGAACATCGTCAAGGCCGTCGAGCGCGCCGCGGAGCTGGGCGCATGA
- the cutA gene encoding aerobic carbon-monoxide dehydrogenase large subunit, whose amino-acid sequence MTTRLMGTGVQRVEDQRFLRGRGRYADDIAVDPATLHAAVLRSPHAHARIVDIDVADVLDVEGVHAVWTYDDLTGPMADPLPLLIPHPALTHGRTQYALAKDEVNYVGEAVAFVVAEDRYVAEDAVGRIRVTYDVLPPVVGVEAARAADRLVHEDVPGNVGARMEQSTGDVEAALAAAPRRLTLDLDVERSASMPLEGRGTVARWDPDSDRLQVWTSTQTSTGVRAVVAVKLGLDLRQVDVITPDVGGGFGVKINHPWPEELLVPLAARTLRRTVKFIEDRREHFVSSAHERGQIHHIEVGFDDEGRLLALDVRFWHDHGAYTPYGLIVPIITSTQLLGPYKPDVYRVVFESLYTNTVMVTPYRGAGRPQGCFAMERTMDAIAAELGRDRTEVRAVNFIQPDEFPFDQGLIFQDGRELEYDSGDYPALLEKIKTLVGWDDFPAFRAEMAAQGRRVGIGLACYVEGTGVGPYEGAHVHIETSGKVKVATGLTTQGQGHATVFAQLVADELGCRFDDVEVVTGDTRRMPYAVGTFASRAAVMSGSAIHLAARKTKEKVLRIAAEALEASPDDLQVVDGVVSVKGSPGAAIDLGTVAVLSNPLRYAFDEASKAATQFTVGDPGKPPVPEDEEPGLEGTDFYSPERSTFASGMHAVIVETDPLTAEITILKYAVVHDCGRLINPMIVEGQIHGGVAQGVAGALYERMVYDESGQLLNASFMDFLMPYVTEVPDGIDIDHLETPSPLNPLGIKGAGEAGVIPSAAVFASAIEDAEGLSSPGLTITAMPISPSELFHLRLAHAEETS is encoded by the coding sequence ATGACCACCAGGCTGATGGGCACGGGCGTCCAGCGCGTCGAGGACCAGCGGTTCCTCAGGGGTCGGGGCCGCTACGCCGACGACATCGCGGTCGACCCGGCCACGCTGCACGCCGCCGTGCTCCGCTCGCCACACGCGCACGCGCGCATCGTCGACATCGACGTGGCCGACGTGCTCGACGTCGAGGGGGTCCACGCGGTGTGGACCTACGACGACCTGACCGGGCCGATGGCCGACCCGCTGCCCCTGCTGATCCCGCACCCGGCGCTGACCCACGGCCGCACGCAGTACGCGCTGGCCAAGGACGAGGTCAACTACGTCGGCGAGGCCGTCGCGTTCGTCGTGGCCGAGGACCGCTACGTCGCCGAGGACGCGGTCGGGCGGATCAGGGTCACCTACGACGTCCTGCCGCCCGTGGTCGGCGTCGAGGCCGCCCGCGCCGCCGACCGGCTGGTGCACGAGGACGTGCCGGGCAACGTCGGCGCCCGGATGGAGCAGAGCACCGGCGACGTCGAGGCGGCGCTCGCCGCGGCCCCGCGCCGGCTCACCCTCGACCTCGACGTGGAGCGCAGCGCCAGCATGCCGCTGGAGGGGCGCGGCACCGTCGCCCGCTGGGACCCCGACAGCGACCGGCTGCAGGTGTGGACCTCCACCCAGACCTCGACCGGCGTGCGCGCGGTCGTCGCCGTCAAGCTGGGGCTCGACCTGCGCCAGGTCGACGTGATCACCCCCGACGTCGGCGGCGGGTTCGGCGTGAAGATCAACCATCCCTGGCCCGAGGAGCTGCTGGTGCCGCTCGCGGCGCGCACCCTGCGCCGTACCGTGAAGTTCATCGAGGACCGCCGCGAGCACTTCGTCTCCTCGGCCCACGAGCGCGGGCAGATCCACCACATCGAGGTCGGCTTCGACGACGAGGGGCGGCTGCTGGCCCTCGACGTGAGGTTCTGGCACGACCACGGCGCCTACACGCCGTACGGGCTGATCGTCCCGATCATCACCTCCACCCAGCTGCTCGGGCCCTACAAGCCGGACGTCTACCGGGTGGTGTTCGAGTCGCTCTACACCAACACGGTGATGGTCACGCCGTACCGCGGCGCCGGGCGGCCGCAGGGCTGCTTCGCGATGGAGCGCACGATGGACGCGATCGCCGCCGAGCTCGGTCGGGACCGCACCGAGGTGCGGGCGGTCAACTTCATCCAGCCCGACGAGTTCCCCTTCGACCAGGGCCTGATCTTCCAGGACGGCCGCGAGCTGGAGTACGACAGCGGCGACTACCCGGCCCTGCTGGAGAAGATCAAGACGCTGGTCGGGTGGGACGACTTCCCGGCGTTCCGCGCGGAGATGGCCGCGCAGGGACGGCGGGTCGGCATCGGCCTGGCCTGCTACGTCGAGGGCACCGGCGTGGGCCCCTACGAGGGCGCGCACGTGCACATCGAGACCTCCGGCAAGGTCAAGGTCGCCACCGGTCTCACCACCCAGGGGCAGGGGCACGCGACGGTCTTCGCGCAGCTGGTCGCCGACGAGCTCGGCTGCCGCTTCGACGACGTCGAGGTGGTCACCGGCGACACCCGCCGGATGCCGTACGCCGTCGGCACCTTCGCCTCGCGGGCCGCGGTGATGAGCGGCTCGGCGATCCACCTGGCGGCCAGGAAGACCAAGGAGAAGGTCCTCCGGATCGCCGCCGAGGCGCTCGAGGCCTCGCCCGACGACCTGCAGGTCGTGGACGGCGTCGTGTCGGTCAAGGGCTCGCCCGGCGCGGCGATCGACCTGGGCACGGTGGCGGTGCTGTCCAACCCGCTGCGCTACGCCTTCGACGAGGCGTCCAAGGCGGCCACCCAGTTCACGGTCGGCGACCCCGGGAAGCCGCCGGTGCCCGAGGACGAGGAGCCGGGGCTCGAGGGCACCGACTTCTACTCGCCCGAGCGCTCGACGTTCGCCTCGGGCATGCACGCGGTGATCGTCGAGACCGACCCGCTGACCGCCGAGATCACGATCCTGAAGTACGCCGTCGTCCACGACTGCGGCAGGCTGATCAACCCGATGATCGTGGAGGGGCAGATCCACGGCGGCGTCGCGCAGGGAGTCGCGGGGGCGCTCTACGAGCGGATGGTCTACGACGAGTCGGGGCAGCTGCTCAACGCCTCGTTCATGGACTTCCTGATGCCCTACGTCACCGAGGTCCCCGACGGCATCGACATCGACCACCTCGAGACCCCCTCGCCGCTCAACCCGCTCGGCATCAAGGGCGCGGGCGAGGCCGGGGTGATCCCGTCGGCGGCGGTGTTCGCCTCCGCGATCGAGGATGCCGAGGGGCTCAGCTCACCTGGTCTGACGATCACGGCGATGCCGATCTCTCCCTCCGAGCTCTTCCACCTCCGACTCGCGCACGCCGAGGAGACCTCGTGA